TCTCCTCGAAGAGTCCTTCTCGGCTCGAGATCATGCTTACGTGCACCATAATTTGAACGCGGGAACGTAAAGGATGCTGCAAAATGGTGTAATACCCCGACACGATCGACAAATCTCGTCCTTACAGGCAGCTCGTCTATTTGTTGGCCGAACGTTGATTGAACgttaaatgtttcatttggGGGTACTATTATTTagtccagttttttttgtttcaacatCTTTATTCAAGGTAAAACAGGCACGTGTATTGTTTAATAACGGttctggtttgttttattatctaATTTACTATGTTTTACTATTATCAAAAAGTTAGTCTTCAGTTAGACCTTTAAGCTTCTACTGTTGGAAGATTCAACGCTGCAGATATACGAAATGTGGGCACCAAATACgcgaaaacataaattaaacgCAAACAATGTAATGGAATAAGAACAAACCGcaccaaaaatttttcttgttttagcTTGTAACttaacaaatttgtttgatgatgaatATTGTAACATTATTTGGAATGTGATGGTTAATAATGGTACCATGGCATTAGCATGATTGTTACACCGAATTTCACGCTTAATCGAAATCGCCAAACAACTAGAGTGCGTAGCCTGTTATGAAAATTAATCCCCAAAGCTGTATAGAAACTGGAGAAACACGAGAATAACTGTTCCGAGAAATTCCTGCCAACTTTCTGCGAAACGTCGAAAGATAGGGCAAGTAGCGTTTTAAGCACCAGTAATTAAACTGCAAACATGGCCCCATACATACGTTGTTGCATTGGCAAAAGCGTGGGCACTACACATCCTGCGGCCCGCGTTAAGAAGCGAAGAATGCAACAGCGATTTACTGCTTCAACAGGGCAACTGCCATGCGTTTCGTGTTTTGCACCACACGTTAGCTTATTACCATGTGcgggtggaaatttccatacTCGCAATCTGGCTCGCATGAACAATCCATTCACCTCAACAACCATCGAATGGTTTTGATGGATGCTTTTCCTCGCAGCATCTTGGGGCCTCTCTTGCTAATCATCTTGTTATCCGCAGGATGTACACCGACAAACACAGTCCATGAACCCCCAGCGAGTCCGTTTCTTGCACTTGCACAGCTCCAATGCAAGAAACTGATGCATTGGAAAACGCTGTATCATTTGAGCTCAATTTTGGCACGTTCACCTTTGACCGACATGAGTTCTCGTCTGGTTGTAATTCGTAAaagaccaggcgtctccattgagtGAAGTAAagtaccgggcgtctccataaTCCTTACGTGCATGGtgtaaaagcaacacaaaccgATTAATGGTACGGCAAAACGTGATCTACCCTGTTCAAAGTGGGATTATCgacttgtttttcttttttacagtACAGCATGCATAagtaacaacacaacaatgaCACAATGCTGTAATTTCCAGCAATTGTCTACCGCGAAAACGTGTTACGGAGCAGGATTGGGCCGGGGTTTgggaaaaatgcaaataaattacGCTGCACGTGGGATGGAAAAATGGGgccgaaacaaataaaataccaACCGTGGAAGAAAGGATGGAAATTTTGTGGCTGTTGTTATTGACATACAGCACACATACTACCGTGCAAAAAAGTGGCCTATCTAACCAAACACGTGGCATATGATGGTCGTATTTCATCAGGCCTCGTTCGAGATGCTTTGCATGAGCGTAAACTGTACACCGCTTAGGCAAAGCACAGAAGGTAAGCAAAGGGAAATATATCTCCATTCTTGGGCTGGCTGTTTTTGAGGAACATCACGAGGACCATATTTATTGGTTGATGAAAATGACAGATCTTCTGCTTTTCACCAACGGCTCACTCCACCGCACCCCGGGCAGGCGAAGCCATGGATTTATTGTACGTTCCATTGTAAGCTTTATTTATGTTTGGCTCCTTTGTTTTTCATTATCATTCCCCAACAGTTGGGCTGCGCTAAGACGGGCTCTCATCTGCAACgtatcatttgtttgtttaaccgACACTGCCACTTAAACGTTGGGTTGTATTTTTGATGTCAGTTGAAGGTAAGCGAagaagcaaacaccaaaccaaaaacgATTGTGCACGTTTGAAGATATGCCATTGCCATCGTGACCAGCTTTCTATGAAACGGAACGGATCAAAATAGAATGGCAATACATAATGCCCCCAAGCATAGTAGTATCTTGTTACATTAAACTACCTTGACTGTGCACTGTTCTGTGCGCTTACAAATAATACATTTCACCTCTTCGAGTGCCAGTTGGCGGGCGTAAATAAGAAGCACTTTGGTATCAAGATGAAAAACATCGCCGGAAGTACTGCTGTTGCCGGGGTGATTGAAAAACTTTCGACAACGGACCGGACGGCCGTCGAACCGTCGGGCCCGGATGTGGGAGAGGCAAGTGCCTTGAATGACATTTCTGAAACGCACGGATGTCACGCTTTATGCCAGCTGCTTTATACCTGCTGTGCTTTAGTTCCGGCCGTGGTGGATGCGCTTGGTGCGCCACGTACATGCTGAGACAACGGGCCGAACGAGAAACTTTGCACCGGAAGCACTTTTCCCGGGCTTGGGCGAAAGTTTGAGATCGTTTCGAACGGCGATGTTTCGCAACGCTCTGCTAGGATGGTTACGAGATTGAACAATCCACGCGGTAAGGTTGGAAGGCGTACGGCATCGACAGCGAGGGAGATCTTTCTGTTGTTGTAATAATTTCATAAAATACTGGCAACACACTGTTGAACATTGAAGGTTCACGGAAATGCACCATGCATTATGAGTGTGATGAATAAACGCTTTATAAgttgtagtgttttttttgctgggaCAATGTTGTAATAGACAGCGAGTCGCACAAAACCTAGCTAATTGGAAGCAGATGTAGCTGTTTACTCTATAAAGGCACAAATAAATCGCACCTAAAATTGTGTTGCGGCGCATCGTCAGGGTTACTACTAGCGATAGAAACACCGAAAACGTCGGTATTGGACTGATAATGTGATTTCCTTCCATTAGTCGTTGCACTATGATGTTCTACCTATTTCTGGAAGCGCGTTCAATTCAATTATTGCGGCACAACGCCCTACGGTGCTGGGACACATTTCGAGGAATGGACAAACTGTGTTCCAATGTAGAACAATATCGGTCGGTAGAAACCTACGGAATGTGTTACGTGGAATGAGAAATTGGTAGCAGTACGGTAAATCATCTCACAACATTGCCCTTGAAACTGCACTGCCCACACTATAATTCAGGCTCAGATGCATTTTTCATTACTATCACATCTTTTAGCGCATTTCGAGTTATTGGATGGGATtcaaagaaaatgaagaatttctctgaaaacaattaaataagaTCATCGTGTTTCATTTAATCATTTTGCATCTTTCAATCGTTCTGCTTCATGCAGGTGAACTGATGTGGGTGTAGCTGACAGTGGTACAGGGAACCACAACAGAAAAATACGATGAATACTCCCACCAGTGCATTATAGCCATTTCCAACCATTTCACATGGTGTGTAGGCATTGAGGCAGAACTATAGCCCACACAAAACGGTGTGTACTTGCCAGGGGAGGTTTGCTAGAGGAGACGTGAATCGGCACGCTACAATGGGCAGCTTACCAAACCTGAGCGATCTATCCACGGAAAAGCTCGAACGTCGACTCGAGGAGCGAGAACGCATCCTGGCCCGCGAACGTATCATCGAGCGTGATTTTGGGCGTGAGAAGGAATCGATACGGACGCTTGAACGACCCGTCTTCATTCACAAGCAACAGGTAAGTGGAATTGCTGATGTACCGGGGTGTACCGGCGAAGAAAGCTTACCATTTGTTGATTGCAATTGCAGATTGCGGCCGCTAAGAGTATCCTTCAGCAGAAATGTCCACCGGGGTCGAGGAAGGTGATGCGAACGCGAAGTTCTGGCCAGGCGCATCACATTTGGGATGACCCTATAATAGACGTAAGTAGAGGACTTAGTGCAAGAATTGCAGTATTGAGAAATAGAGTGTGATCGTAATTCTTCTCTTCTTTCCCTTCAGCAATACTTGACGAACTACTCGCCGGCCTCGAACCGTAGCCATCGGATCTCGGTAGGGCCAACCTTTACCGCCGCCTACCAGTTCCAGTCATCCTCACTCGGGAACAGACATCGGCGGGATTCGGTCAACAGCTCGATCGGGGCGACGTCCGTCCGGAAGCTGCTCACGGTGCAGAACCGCAGCTACGGCTGTCGGCACAAGATCCCGTCGCACGTACGCACGAAGATGATGAAGAATTTCATACTGGTAGCGATGGCCCACGGTTTCATGTGTACCGCGCTGGTGCCGCTCGTTGTACTGCAGGGCGCTAACTCGACCTGGTTCCAGCAGGAATCGTGGCTAGCGGCCGGACCGGACGTCGGTTCCGGGTTGCTCAGCCTGTGCTGTGCCGTCACGGCCGGCATGAGCCTAATGACGACCAAGCTGGTACAGCGCTTCGGATACTCGATCGTACTAGCGGCCAGCTATGGGACcgtctgtttgtttttagccGCCCACATCTACCCCGTACTGCTGTCGCTGGTGCCGGGGTATCTGCTGCTCGGACTGCTGCTTGGACCCTCGGTAATATGCAAGCAGGCGCTGCTGGTGTCGATGGCGGGTAAGCTGAGCTGTACGCAACCGGAATGTGGTGGCACTAGTACCGCCGGTGCCAACGCCGACAGCTATGATGATCACCGCATACTGTGCAGCCGGCAGGAGCAGGTCCGTCGGCTAGGGCGATGGTTCCGGGCGGCGGGCGATCTAGGCATTATTATCGGCACTATCGTGGCAGCGTTCGTTCTCACGTGTGCTTCGGGTTCGAACCGCATCGGGTGCTACTACATATCGCGTCTTGCCCCGCCAGTGCCGAACGCAGCCCTGACGGGGATACTGAACGGCACGACACCAGCTATCAACGGGTCGCACAACGATCTGCCTGCGGACGGTGGGTTGCCACTGTACAGGGACATCCTAATGTCGCTACCGGAGGCGACGGAGCAACCCCTCGACCTGACGACGACCGACAGCAGCACCAAAGCAACCAATCCTTCCACGCCCAAAATCGTTACGCCTTCGATGCCGACGTTGCGAGAAACGATGTACTTTCTGTACAACATACGGCTGCCAGAGCCGGCCGGGAATGGTGACGATGGGTATCATGCATCCAGCACCGCCAGTGGCCCTGCCGGCCCGGAGGAGCAACGCGATGCAGCGGGCCCGTACATGGATCGGTTCCCGTACAGCATGTTCCAGACGAACGACTACGGTGAGCGTATCTGTGGTTCCCATCTCTGTCCGGTTTGGGATAGAAACGTGCCGGTCAACGGTAGTGCGCTGGAGAATCAGTTGAAATTGCAGGGCTACACCGGGGCCACGCCACTGATGTGCATCTATTTGGTGTTCGGTGTGCTAGCGTTTACCGTCACCGCCTTTACCACGGACATTGAATTTAACGTCAAGTTTGACTCTATAAGGCGTATGTCCGACACGCTGCTGTTTGCCGGACCGCTAGCGTATTTTGTCGGCACCGAGCAAGCGTACATGATGGCTGACTTTATGAAGGTGAGTATTTGCAGTGTAGTGAATGTGACGCGTGTATTGAGATCGGCTGTTCGCTGCATTTCAGGCATTCGTGGCATGTGAGCTGGGACCGAACAGTGTGGCCGGTGTGCTGGTTGGCATGGGTGTGATGCAGCTGATAGCCGCCTGCACCTTAAGTATGCTGCTGAGACACACCAAACGTGTCGTAGTTATTGGTAGGTAGTCTAAGTAAACTCCAATGCAGTTTATTAAAAAGAGTTTCCTCTCCTTTCCAGTGGCTGGGTTCATATTCCACGCATGTTTGCTGCTTGTTCTGTTGCGCTGGAAGCCCTCCAGGGACGATAGTGCCGTACTGTACGTCATACCGGCCGCCTGGGGTGTCTGCAATGCCGTCTGGGAGACGTTACTGTTTGCCCTGACTACGCTCACGCATCCCAACAAGTTTGCCGAAGTGACTTCCCCCTTACAGGCGCTTCGATTCCTCGGTCTAGCCGTAACGTTTGCGGGCCATGGAGTGCTGTGTGAGGCACCGAAAATCATCATACTCGCCATACTGCTAGTCATCTCGGTCATACCCTACACGATGCTGGAGTTGAAGCTGGAAAATCAACGGAAGGCCCTAAAGCTTAGCTTGTGACGATTGTGTGCACACGATTACTAATGTTCGGCGAAGCAAAAGCACTACTGAAGCTCCGGTTGACTTTGGGAAGATCCACCCAGGGGCTAGCGGCCGGGATGGTAGTGCTTTGCGGACCACTGTGCGAATCAGAATCGGTAAAAATGGCGCCTTTTGCTTCTCCTGGTAATTGGTGCGGACGTCGGAATGGACGTTTTGTTCGACAGGGACATGTGACATTCCTTGACAGCATCCGCATGGAACAGAACCAGCCCGAGAGGAACAAAATCTCCTAGCAAACTGAGTTAACACATAGTAGCGGTCATTTATATTGTCTTTAAAGACCCCAAACGGCCGTTCCGCGTAGGATGAAAGTTGTGGTTTAGAGCGCAATACGCCATAAAATCGCTGCGTGAGTATAAATGATATTCTCTACTCTCGAGTTGTTACTACTATTGCCGTACCACCGTAGGGCTAGTGAAGATTTTAGTCTCGTTTCTCTCCTATTTCTATATTCTGTGTAATCTGTGACATTGAAACATTGGGTTATAGAAGCGTGCACTAAGAAGCTAAGGACTACCGCACAACTTACCGTTGGTAGAATGCTGTGCCACAATGTGAATGTTAGAGATACTGGTAAAATACGAGTGTGCGTTGCTCTTATCTCAGCAAACAATACGTTCAACCACTTGCACACAAAGCGAAACTATTACTTCCTGTTTCCGCACGGCCTCGCATCCTTTCCGGCCATTTACGCTAGGTCCAGTTTGAACATCTTCTTCACGCCAAAGAGTTTACGGTTTacggaaatggaaaacggGCTAATGGTGGGGAGGGGAAAAACAATGTTCCATACGCAGTGTGAAGAAGGTAAATTGGAATTGCAAACCTAAAAGTATCAGTAGCAGGGAAAATTTTGATATTCGAAAACGGAAGTGCTTAGCTACACGATTGATGTTCTGAATTTGTGCCAATTGTCAACGAACAACTAAATCATacacatatataaatatatatatatgaataGGTGAATAGGTGAGTGTAGGAAATTTATACATACTGGCAAACATTATTGATTGCAAACTTTAGGCAAAACGCACAACAAATTAATCTCGTACGCAAGAAGCTTCATGGGTATGAGTTGGATGATTTTTATGGTAGAAGCGCAACAGTGCACTTATAGAAACTACTAGCAGCGGTAGTAACATTAACAGGTGTAACGTGAACCATTTGCGTAGAAGTGGGATAATTGATCAACTTTCGCACGTCGGTCGAATGATAACAGAATGGAACTAAAACAATCGATATAGCTAGAGCGCTTTGCAACGTATCGTCGTAAGGTGAA
The Anopheles moucheti chromosome 2, idAnoMoucSN_F20_07, whole genome shotgun sequence genome window above contains:
- the LOC128298170 gene encoding uncharacterized protein LOC128298170 gives rise to the protein MGSLPNLSDLSTEKLERRLEERERILARERIIERDFGREKESIRTLERPVFIHKQQIAAAKSILQQKCPPGSRKVMRTRSSGQAHHIWDDPIIDQYLTNYSPASNRSHRISVGPTFTAAYQFQSSSLGNRHRRDSVNSSIGATSVRKLLTVQNRSYGCRHKIPSHVRTKMMKNFILVAMAHGFMCTALVPLVVLQGANSTWFQQESWLAAGPDVGSGLLSLCCAVTAGMSLMTTKLVQRFGYSIVLAASYGTVCLFLAAHIYPVLLSLVPGYLLLGLLLGPSVICKQALLVSMAGKLSCTQPECGGTSTAGANADSYDDHRILCSRQEQVRRLGRWFRAAGDLGIIIGTIVAAFVLTCASGSNRIGCYYISRLAPPVPNAALTGILNGTTPAINGSHNDLPADGGLPLYRDILMSLPEATEQPLDLTTTDSSTKATNPSTPKIVTPSMPTLRETMYFLYNIRLPEPAGNGDDGYHASSTASGPAGPEEQRDAAGPYMDRFPYSMFQTNDYGERICGSHLCPVWDRNVPVNGSALENQLKLQGYTGATPLMCIYLVFGVLAFTVTAFTTDIEFNVKFDSIRRMSDTLLFAGPLAYFVGTEQAYMMADFMKAFVACELGPNSVAGVLVGMGVMQLIAACTLSMLLRHTKRVVVIVAGFIFHACLLLVLLRWKPSRDDSAVLYVIPAAWGVCNAVWETLLFALTTLTHPNKFAEVTSPLQALRFLGLAVTFAGHGVLCEAPKIIILAILLVISVIPYTMLELKLENQRKALKLSL